The DNA region TTTTCTAAGACCTATGCTACATTTTTAAATTGATAAAATTCTAGTTGGTAGTATCTCACTAAGTGTGTAAAGTTTAAATATCGAGGGTTAACAGCTCTCGATATTTTTTTGTTTAATTTTAAATTTTATACACTTATGAAGAAAGAAGATTTTCTAAACGACGACTTTTTAAAACAGTTCAAAACAGGAGACGAACTAACCTCCTTTCTAAAATCCATCCAAAAGCGGGGCATTGAAAAGATGCTTGAAGGCGAGCTTGATGCGCATCTGGATTATGAAAGGCACCAACAATCCGATAACAGCAATACCCGTAACGGTTACGCTTCCAAAAAGATAAAAACGGCATTGGGCGAGACCAATATTAAAGTTCCCAGAGACCGAGAAGCCTCTTTTAACCCCATGCTCGTCCCTAAACGCACCAACATGGTCGATGGCATAGAAAATGTGATTATCAGCCTTTATGCTAAGGGCATGAGTAATTCCGATATCGAAGAACAGATCCGTGAAGTCTACGATTTTGATGTATCCACATCCACCATATCCCGCATCACGGATAAAGTTACCAATGATATTGTTGCCTGGCAGAACAGGCCATTGGAGCCCGTATATTTAATTACTTGGATGGATGGCATTGTATTTAAGGTTCGGGAGAACTCCAAAGTCATTAACAAAACCATGTACATTGCCGTAGGACTACGTAGAGACGGTAAAAAGGAAGTCCTAGGGCTTTGGCTGGGTAAGAATGAATCGGCGACCTTTTGGATGAGTGTACTAACCGATATGAAAGCCAGAGGCGTTCAGGATTTGCTTATCACGGCCACAGATAATCTTAACGGTTTTACCGACACCATTAAAAACGTTTTTCCTGAATCCAAGACCCAAATCTGTGTGGTGCATCAAATTAGAAATGCTTGTCGCTATGTGGTTTGGAAGGACAAGAAGGAGTTTACAAAGGATATGAAAAGCATCTATGATGCACCTACCAAAAGCGCAGCAAAAGCCGCTCTGGAGGACTTTGCCCAGAAATGGGAACACAAGTACTCTTACGCTATTAAAAGCTGGAGGGACAACTGGGAAGAACTTACAGCTTTCTATGAATTCCCTTTAGAAATCAGAAAAATCATTTACACTACGAACCTTATTGAAAACCTTAATGGAAAAATCAGAAAATACACTAAAAACAAACTCTCATTCCCAACAGATGAAGCTGTTATGAAATCCACTTTTTTAGCCATTAGAGAGGCTACCAAGAAATGGTCGATGCCCATTAGGAACTGGGGCATTATTTTAAACCAGTTTTTGACTATATTTGAAAAAAGGGTCCGGCTTTAATTAAGCCAAACCCTCGATTTATAACTTACACACTTTTCGGGATAGTGTCTTCTAGTTCTACTTCGCAAGGGGTTTTATATACCAAATATGAGTGTAATCGTTTTCTGTTGTACCATATTTCGATGTACTCAAAAACAGCGGTCTTGGCCTGTTCCATAGTTTTAAAACCATCATCATAGACAAGTTCAACCTTGAATGTTTTGAAGAAGGATTCAGCAACTGAATTATCCCAACATTTTCCCTTTCTGCTCATGGATTGGGTCACCAACGGGTTGGATTTGATAAATGTTGTAAATGTTTTTGAGGCGTATTGAATCCCTCGGTCTGAGTGAAAAATTAAATTGTTGCTTATTTTTCGTTTGCCAGTGGGCATTTTCCATGCCGGCACAACAGTTTGGCCCGTATGCAGGCTTGTGCTCAATGACCAACCAACAACCTGCCTGTCGAACAAATCAATAATGTTTGTTAGGTACAGCCAACCTTGGTTGGTCTGGATGTATGTAATATCGCTGACCCAAGCTTCATTCAGCCTATTGGGGTTAAAGTTTCTGTTCAGCAGGTTTCTGCAAACAGGGTAACTGTGGTTGGGATCTGTGGTGGCCTTAAACTTCCTTTTGTGTTTGCTCACCCAATTGTTCCCCTTCATAGTTTTAGCCACTCTGCACCTGGATATAAGGTGGCCCTTTCGCTTTAGTTGCTCCGCTATTCTTGTTGAGCCATAACGCCGTTGGCTCAGTTAAAATTCCTTTTTTATCAAATCTGTAAACAGGCCATGTTCCAGTGCCCGTTTTGAAGGGCCGGCAGTGTACCACCTATAGAAACTGCTCCTACTTACCTTAAAAGCCTTGCACATCCTCTCGATCGGATATAAATGTTTATAGCTGGCTATAAATCCATAGATTTCCCATCGCTCTTGGAGATTTGATATTAAGAGGAGAAAACACTGTTTTCGGGTATTTTGTGCACGGCCTTTTTTAATACTTCGACTGCGCTCAGTACAGGTATTTCAAGTTCAAGTTCCTTTTCTTTAAGGGATTTGCGCAGTCTTTTAAGTTCCAAGGCATCATCGGATATTGGTTTTTCTGGCTTAGGGGACGTGGTTGTTTTGGCTGCCCTGCGCCATTTGTAGATCCTTTGGGCCTCTATGCCCATTTCGTCCGCTAACTCTTTTTATGTTCTCTCGCTGGTAGCTTAAGCGAACTGCCTGTTCCTTTAATTCGGGCTGTAATATCGTTTTTTCATGTTTCTAAGATATTTGTTTTGTAACAAACGGTCTTAAATTTTGTGTCCTAGTAAAGGTAGCGACTCCAATTTAGATTATAAACTTTTCCAAAAACAACAAACGCCCTTAAAATGGGCGTTTTTATATCGTGCTTTTACAAAATTATGGGCTTGTGCAACGGTTACCGGTGTTGGGCGTAGTTTTTTATTCGTTTATTCTATTTTTCAAGTCCATTCGTTCGTGCAAAATTCTGACAACTTCAATTTTGTCCTCTGAAATCAATTTGTAAAAGATGATGTGTTTTTCAGATTTCAATCCGAGTAAGTTTTTGTCAATTTCGTCATATTCCTTTCCGACATCTGGGTTTTCTCCAATTCCATTACAAGCAATTTTAATGGTAGCATAATATTTGTCCGCTTGTTTCGCTCACCATTTGTCAAAAGTATTGCTCCAAATGTAGTTTAAATCATCTATGGCTTTTTGTCTCAATATAACTTTAGCCATTTTTTTTCTTTTCAGCTTTCAGACGTCTCAGATTTTCGTCAAAGTCAAAATCCTCAACTAGTGGACTATTCAGACCTTCTTGAATTGCATTCCGTAACGCAATTACTTTACTTTCTTCGTTTTCTAAAAGTCGAAGCCCAGCTCTGATTACCTCACTCACATTTTTATATCGCCCAGTAGAAACTTGTGTCTGCACAAATTGGTCAAAATAATTTCCTAATGATATCGATGTATTTTTCATTCCGTTTTAATTTGCTTAAATATACCAAAATTTGGTAAATATTCAAGTTTCGAATGCGGCTCGTAAATTACGCCCAACAATTGAATAAACACAATTGCGATTATCCATATTATATCTACGCGATAAATATAGCTAATTGAAGTTGTTTTTGGTTGAAAAATTTTACAAAAAAAAGTTTTTTACTTCACCAAAAAAATCCCTAAAAACACAGCTAAAAAGCCTACAACAAAACTAGCAATGGTATAAAACGCAAAACTGGTAAAGTCGCCTGCTTTTAAGAATTCATGATTTTCGTAAGCGAAGGTGCTAAAGGTGGTAAAGCCGCCACAGAATCCGGTGGCCAAAAGCAAGGTTTGGTTTTGCGAAAGGGTATTGTTTTTGGCGGCTAAGCCCAAAATGATGCCAATGAGTAAACTGCCTAAAATATTGGCTGCAAAAGTGCCGTAAGGGATGTCCGTTTGTGGATTGTTTAAATATTTGCCAATCAAAAAACGCAGCACACTACCAAAACCACCACCAACAAAAACCAGTAAAATCTGTTTCATTTATAAAAGAAATTTACGGTTGCTAAGTACACCCGACTTCATTCGGCTATGTTGGGTAAAAATGCTAAGAATAACAAAGATCCATTTTTTGCTGTTAGTTTACGGCTATATAGATTTCGGTTTTCCAATCGGCTGGGTTGGGTGTGTTCATTGGGTCGGTTAAATAAACCTCAAGCATGGGGCCATCCTCTGTAAACTCAATGTCGCTATCGGTTATGTGTTTCATGGTGGTTTTCCAAGCTTCCTTTAAATTGCTGTAATTACCTTTTAATGTCGTTTTTATCGCCTTAAAAG from Tamlana crocina includes:
- a CDS encoding IS256 family transposase gives rise to the protein MKKEDFLNDDFLKQFKTGDELTSFLKSIQKRGIEKMLEGELDAHLDYERHQQSDNSNTRNGYASKKIKTALGETNIKVPRDREASFNPMLVPKRTNMVDGIENVIISLYAKGMSNSDIEEQIREVYDFDVSTSTISRITDKVTNDIVAWQNRPLEPVYLITWMDGIVFKVRENSKVINKTMYIAVGLRRDGKKEVLGLWLGKNESATFWMSVLTDMKARGVQDLLITATDNLNGFTDTIKNVFPESKTQICVVHQIRNACRYVVWKDKKEFTKDMKSIYDAPTKSAAKAALEDFAQKWEHKYSYAIKSWRDNWEELTAFYEFPLEIRKIIYTTNLIENLNGKIRKYTKNKLSFPTDEAVMKSTFLAIREATKKWSMPIRNWGIILNQFLTIFEKRVRL
- a CDS encoding IS3 family transposase; the encoded protein is MSQRRYGSTRIAEQLKRKGHLISRCRVAKTMKGNNWVSKHKRKFKATTDPNHSYPVCRNLLNRNFNPNRLNEAWVSDITYIQTNQGWLYLTNIIDLFDRQVVGWSLSTSLHTGQTVVPAWKMPTGKRKISNNLIFHSDRGIQYASKTFTTFIKSNPLVTQSMSRKGKCWDNSVAESFFKTFKVELVYDDGFKTMEQAKTAVFEYIEIWYNRKRLHSYLVYKTPCEVELEDTIPKSV
- a CDS encoding type II toxin-antitoxin system RelE/ParE family toxin, producing MKIACNGIGENPDVGKEYDEIDKNLLGLKSEKHIIFYKLISEDKIEVVRILHERMDLKNRINE
- a CDS encoding type II toxin-antitoxin system ParD family antitoxin; amino-acid sequence: MKNTSISLGNYFDQFVQTQVSTGRYKNVSEVIRAGLRLLENEESKVIALRNAIQEGLNSPLVEDFDFDENLRRLKAEKKKNG
- the crcB gene encoding fluoride efflux transporter CrcB, with protein sequence MKQILLVFVGGGFGSVLRFLIGKYLNNPQTDIPYGTFAANILGSLLIGIILGLAAKNNTLSQNQTLLLATGFCGGFTTFSTFAYENHEFLKAGDFTSFAFYTIASFVVGFLAVFLGIFLVK